The following proteins are co-located in the Euwallacea fornicatus isolate EFF26 chromosome 16, ASM4011564v1, whole genome shotgun sequence genome:
- the LOC136344273 gene encoding echinoderm microtubule-associated protein-like 2 isoform X2, protein MFKRYKQKPEVNFNLYRIALQNSLENAHHEMLEAENLGMAGRVADLERKVLEQGDELVCLKATLAEVLRRLNILEGMRNSSSTSSTPSTPVRINGSVPFKDMLRQKPVMFSSPKAENTTRKYSGSSLPQRRAVHYQSTGSLHSDSHSSSSVSPIPSPSPRATPLPLNIKRPLSVTSSNSSNTLTSQNTLHKRWSSTGDFNQSGAIGMQSKFSTKSFMNLFKSNGTFPSPNFKHGTKDAIYNEEEKTIKIFLRGRPVILYGPTDLVDNYEITKVSTAPSQRLKLDWVYGYRGRDCRSNLYFLPTGEMIYFVAAVIVLYNVEEQSQRHYVEHTDDVKSLAIHPNKMLIATGQSCSTDKVNGRAHIRVWNSVSLHTQAVIGLNDFELAVCCLSFSKSDGGTLLAAIDEASDHTISVWEWQKGENGFKITETKCSVDPVIAVEFHPLERNTIVTCGKSHIAYWTLDAGGTLYKRMGIFETRDKPKYVTSVAFLQSGETITGDSNGNLAVWGKGTNTIWKLIKNVHDGGVFSICVLKDGSVITGGGKDSKIVQFDYNLIRTGVVRQIERHYGGVRVISEGRGSQLLLGTTRNCILNGTPELGFQPIILGHSEDIWGLAAHPNLPQFATAGYDRVLQLWESMSHSILWSKDIGEAAQSVAFAQDGAVILVGCVNGKWMIFDAQTRELLGGHIDGNEPIQVISFSPDGSMVALGSRDNQIYIYQVSDDGMKYSRVGRCSGHSSFITHVDWATDNQTLRSNSGDYELLFWNAGTCRQIPQTSLMRDVEWATNNCTLTFTTVGIWPENADGSDVNYCGRSHDKRLLVSADDFGKVKLFAYPVIQPKSLHHCYAGHSSHVTSVSFLHDDTRVVSIGGKDTAVLQWIVS, encoded by the exons atgtttaaaagaTATAAGCAAAAACCTGAAgtgaatttcaatttgtatCGTATAGCTCTACAAAATTCGTTAGAAAATGCTCATC ATGAAATGCTGGAGGCCGAGAACTTGGGGATGGCCGGAAGGGTGGCCGACCTAGAAAGGAAAGTTCTTGAACAAGGAGATGAGCTGGTGTGCCTTAAG GCTACCTTAGCAGAAGTGCTCCGCCGGCTCAATATTCTAGAAGGCATGAGGAATTCCTCCAGCACCTCTTCTACGCCTTCCACGCCAGTGCGGATTAATGGGAGTGTTCCTTTCAAAGATATGTTAAGGCAGAAGCCGGTAATGTTCTCTTCACCAAAAGCAGAAAATACCACTCGCAA ATATTCCGGGTCATCCCTGCCGCAAAGACGAGCTGTCCATTACCAATCGACTGGAAGCTTACATTCGGATAGTCATAGTTCTAGTAGTGTAAGCCCTATTCCGTCTCCATCTCCAAG ggcTACTCCCTTGCCTTTGAACATCAAGAGGCCTTTGTCGGTGACCAGCAGCAA cagctcaaacacacttacCTCGCAAAACACCTTGCACAAAAGATGGAGCTCTACAGGTGATTTCAATCAAAGCGGAGCTATTGGGATGCAAAGCAA attCTCCACGAAATCGTTTATGAATCTGTTTAAATCAAACGGTACTTTCCCCAGTCCCAATTTCAAACACGG GACTAAAGATGCCATTTACAACGAAGAAGAAAAGACGATCAAGATCTTTTTAAGAGGTCGGCCTGTCATTCTTTATGGACCGACGGATTTAGTGGATAATTACGAAATAACAAAG GTATCAACAGCGCCTTCCCAAAGACTAAAATTAGATTGGGTTTACGGATATCGGGGCCGCGATTGCCGATCTAACTTATACTTTTTACCAACGGGAGAAATGATATATTTCGTAGCTGCCGTAATTGTTCTCTACAATGTAGAGGAACAAAGCCAGCGGCACTATGTGGAGCACACGGACGACGTTAAAAG cTTGGCCATTCACCCAAACAAAATGTTGATTGCTACCGGTCAAAGTTGTAGTACTGACAAAGTTAATGGCCGA GCTCATATTCGGGTGTGGAACTCAGTATCCCTTCACACTCAAGCCGTTATAGGTTTGAACGATTTCGAGCTAGCAGTTTGCTGTTTGTCCTTCTCCAAATCCGACGGAGGAACTTTGTTGGCTGCCATAGATGAAGCCTCAGACCATACAATCTCAGTCTGGGAATGGCAAAAAGGGGAAAACGGTTTCAAAATTACCGAAACCAAA TGCTCGGTAGATCCGGTCATAGCAGTCGAGTTCCACCCGTTAGAACGAAATACGATAGTGACTTGCGGGAAGTCTCATATAGCTTATTGGACTTTGGATGCGGGAGGGACTTTATACAAGAGAATGGGAATATTCGAAACCAGAGATAAACCGAAATACGTTACGAGTGTGGCTTTTTTACAAAGCGGTGAAACGATTACCGGAGACTCGAACGGGAACTTGGCCGTATGGGGCAAGGGAACTAATACTATATGGAAATTGATAAAGAACGTGCATGATGGAGGGGTCTTTTCTATTTGTGTTCTTAAAGACGGAAGCGTTATTACCGGAGGTGGAAAGGACAGTAAAATTGTACAGTTCGATTATAATTTGATACGGACTGGAGTAGTCCGTCAG ATCGAGAGACACTATGGAGGAGTGCGTGTAATATCTGAAGGAAGAGGCTCGCAGCTCCTGCTCGGGACTACaagaaattgcattttaaatggcacCCCTGAACTAGGATTCCAGCCAATCATTTTAGGCCACAGTGAAGACATATGGGGATTGGCTGCGCACCCAAATCTACCTCAATTTGCTACTGCCGGATACGACAGAGTGTTACAACTATGGGAATCTATGTCCCACAGTATTTTATGGAGCAAAGATATCGGA GAAGCAGCCCAAAGCGTGGCGTTTGCGCAAGATGGCGCCGTGATTCTCGTGGGCTGCGTCAATGGAAAATGGATGATTTTCGATGCGCAAACTAGAGAGTTACTAGGCGGTCACATCGATGGAAACGAGCCCATTCAAGTTATCAGCTTCTCTCCTGACGGATCAATGGTAGCGTTAGGCTCAAGAGACAACCAGATTTACATCTACCAAGTATCAGATGACGGTATGAAATACAGCAGAGTCGGGAGGTGTAGTGGTCACTCCAGTTTCATCACTCACGTTGACTGGGCCACGGATAATCAGACTTTACGCAGCAATTCTGGCGATTATGAGCTGTTATTCT GGAATGCTGGAACATGCAGACAAATACCCCAGACTAGCCTAATGAGAGATGTAGAATGGGCGACCAACAATTGCACCTTAACATTCACCACTGTAGGAATTTGGCCGGAAAACGCTGATGGTTCGGACGTAAATTACTGCGGCCGAAGTCACGATAAGAGGCTTTTGGTATCTGCTGATGATTTCGGGAAAGTTAAGTTATTCGCCTATCCGGTGATTCAGCCAAAG TCCCTTCACCATTGTTACGCTGGTCACAGCAGTCACGTGACTTCGGTCAGTTTCTTGCACGACGACACACGAGTGGTTTCGATTGGAGGAAAAGATACTGCAGTTCTTCAGTGGATCGTttcgtaa
- the LOC136344273 gene encoding echinoderm microtubule-associated protein-like 2 isoform X1 produces MFKRYKQKPEVNFNLYRIALQNSLENAHHEMLEAENLGMAGRVADLERKVLEQGDELVCLKATLAEVLRRLNILEGMRNSSSTSSTPSTPVRINGSVPFKDMLRQKPVMFSSPKAENTTRKYSGSSLPQRRAVHYQSTGSLHSDSHSSSSVSPIPSPSPRATPLPLNIKRPLSVTSSNSSSNTLTSQNTLHKRWSSTGDFNQSGAIGMQSKFSTKSFMNLFKSNGTFPSPNFKHGTKDAIYNEEEKTIKIFLRGRPVILYGPTDLVDNYEITKVSTAPSQRLKLDWVYGYRGRDCRSNLYFLPTGEMIYFVAAVIVLYNVEEQSQRHYVEHTDDVKSLAIHPNKMLIATGQSCSTDKVNGRAHIRVWNSVSLHTQAVIGLNDFELAVCCLSFSKSDGGTLLAAIDEASDHTISVWEWQKGENGFKITETKCSVDPVIAVEFHPLERNTIVTCGKSHIAYWTLDAGGTLYKRMGIFETRDKPKYVTSVAFLQSGETITGDSNGNLAVWGKGTNTIWKLIKNVHDGGVFSICVLKDGSVITGGGKDSKIVQFDYNLIRTGVVRQIERHYGGVRVISEGRGSQLLLGTTRNCILNGTPELGFQPIILGHSEDIWGLAAHPNLPQFATAGYDRVLQLWESMSHSILWSKDIGEAAQSVAFAQDGAVILVGCVNGKWMIFDAQTRELLGGHIDGNEPIQVISFSPDGSMVALGSRDNQIYIYQVSDDGMKYSRVGRCSGHSSFITHVDWATDNQTLRSNSGDYELLFWNAGTCRQIPQTSLMRDVEWATNNCTLTFTTVGIWPENADGSDVNYCGRSHDKRLLVSADDFGKVKLFAYPVIQPKSLHHCYAGHSSHVTSVSFLHDDTRVVSIGGKDTAVLQWIVS; encoded by the exons atgtttaaaagaTATAAGCAAAAACCTGAAgtgaatttcaatttgtatCGTATAGCTCTACAAAATTCGTTAGAAAATGCTCATC ATGAAATGCTGGAGGCCGAGAACTTGGGGATGGCCGGAAGGGTGGCCGACCTAGAAAGGAAAGTTCTTGAACAAGGAGATGAGCTGGTGTGCCTTAAG GCTACCTTAGCAGAAGTGCTCCGCCGGCTCAATATTCTAGAAGGCATGAGGAATTCCTCCAGCACCTCTTCTACGCCTTCCACGCCAGTGCGGATTAATGGGAGTGTTCCTTTCAAAGATATGTTAAGGCAGAAGCCGGTAATGTTCTCTTCACCAAAAGCAGAAAATACCACTCGCAA ATATTCCGGGTCATCCCTGCCGCAAAGACGAGCTGTCCATTACCAATCGACTGGAAGCTTACATTCGGATAGTCATAGTTCTAGTAGTGTAAGCCCTATTCCGTCTCCATCTCCAAG ggcTACTCCCTTGCCTTTGAACATCAAGAGGCCTTTGTCGGTGACCAGCAGCAA cagcagctcaaacacacttacCTCGCAAAACACCTTGCACAAAAGATGGAGCTCTACAGGTGATTTCAATCAAAGCGGAGCTATTGGGATGCAAAGCAA attCTCCACGAAATCGTTTATGAATCTGTTTAAATCAAACGGTACTTTCCCCAGTCCCAATTTCAAACACGG GACTAAAGATGCCATTTACAACGAAGAAGAAAAGACGATCAAGATCTTTTTAAGAGGTCGGCCTGTCATTCTTTATGGACCGACGGATTTAGTGGATAATTACGAAATAACAAAG GTATCAACAGCGCCTTCCCAAAGACTAAAATTAGATTGGGTTTACGGATATCGGGGCCGCGATTGCCGATCTAACTTATACTTTTTACCAACGGGAGAAATGATATATTTCGTAGCTGCCGTAATTGTTCTCTACAATGTAGAGGAACAAAGCCAGCGGCACTATGTGGAGCACACGGACGACGTTAAAAG cTTGGCCATTCACCCAAACAAAATGTTGATTGCTACCGGTCAAAGTTGTAGTACTGACAAAGTTAATGGCCGA GCTCATATTCGGGTGTGGAACTCAGTATCCCTTCACACTCAAGCCGTTATAGGTTTGAACGATTTCGAGCTAGCAGTTTGCTGTTTGTCCTTCTCCAAATCCGACGGAGGAACTTTGTTGGCTGCCATAGATGAAGCCTCAGACCATACAATCTCAGTCTGGGAATGGCAAAAAGGGGAAAACGGTTTCAAAATTACCGAAACCAAA TGCTCGGTAGATCCGGTCATAGCAGTCGAGTTCCACCCGTTAGAACGAAATACGATAGTGACTTGCGGGAAGTCTCATATAGCTTATTGGACTTTGGATGCGGGAGGGACTTTATACAAGAGAATGGGAATATTCGAAACCAGAGATAAACCGAAATACGTTACGAGTGTGGCTTTTTTACAAAGCGGTGAAACGATTACCGGAGACTCGAACGGGAACTTGGCCGTATGGGGCAAGGGAACTAATACTATATGGAAATTGATAAAGAACGTGCATGATGGAGGGGTCTTTTCTATTTGTGTTCTTAAAGACGGAAGCGTTATTACCGGAGGTGGAAAGGACAGTAAAATTGTACAGTTCGATTATAATTTGATACGGACTGGAGTAGTCCGTCAG ATCGAGAGACACTATGGAGGAGTGCGTGTAATATCTGAAGGAAGAGGCTCGCAGCTCCTGCTCGGGACTACaagaaattgcattttaaatggcacCCCTGAACTAGGATTCCAGCCAATCATTTTAGGCCACAGTGAAGACATATGGGGATTGGCTGCGCACCCAAATCTACCTCAATTTGCTACTGCCGGATACGACAGAGTGTTACAACTATGGGAATCTATGTCCCACAGTATTTTATGGAGCAAAGATATCGGA GAAGCAGCCCAAAGCGTGGCGTTTGCGCAAGATGGCGCCGTGATTCTCGTGGGCTGCGTCAATGGAAAATGGATGATTTTCGATGCGCAAACTAGAGAGTTACTAGGCGGTCACATCGATGGAAACGAGCCCATTCAAGTTATCAGCTTCTCTCCTGACGGATCAATGGTAGCGTTAGGCTCAAGAGACAACCAGATTTACATCTACCAAGTATCAGATGACGGTATGAAATACAGCAGAGTCGGGAGGTGTAGTGGTCACTCCAGTTTCATCACTCACGTTGACTGGGCCACGGATAATCAGACTTTACGCAGCAATTCTGGCGATTATGAGCTGTTATTCT GGAATGCTGGAACATGCAGACAAATACCCCAGACTAGCCTAATGAGAGATGTAGAATGGGCGACCAACAATTGCACCTTAACATTCACCACTGTAGGAATTTGGCCGGAAAACGCTGATGGTTCGGACGTAAATTACTGCGGCCGAAGTCACGATAAGAGGCTTTTGGTATCTGCTGATGATTTCGGGAAAGTTAAGTTATTCGCCTATCCGGTGATTCAGCCAAAG TCCCTTCACCATTGTTACGCTGGTCACAGCAGTCACGTGACTTCGGTCAGTTTCTTGCACGACGACACACGAGTGGTTTCGATTGGAGGAAAAGATACTGCAGTTCTTCAGTGGATCGTttcgtaa